GAGGCGATTGAGGGTGACGCCAGGAATGGTTTCCGGCAGCCCCGCCAGCAGCAACGCCATGCGAGCCACGTTGCGGTTGTCTTCGCCGGCCTGGTTGGCGCAACCGAGGAACACCTCGTCCACCGCGTTCCAGTCCACCGACGGGTTGCGCGCCATCAGCGCCTTGATCGGCACCGCGGCCAGGTCATCGGCGCGAACCGCCGACAGGCCACCGCCGAAACGGCCGATGGGGGTACGAATCGCGTCACAGATATAAACGTCGCGCATCAGGCTTCTCCGGGTGCTTGGCCGTGGGCCGCCGCAGTGCGGGCTTCCAGATCACGCAGCGCGGTCAACTCGACTTCGGTTGGCTCGGCAGTGTTTTCAACGGCGTCGGCAAAACGAATCGGCCAACCGGTGGCCGCGATCACTTGCTCGCGGGTCACCCCTGGGTGCAGCGCGGTGACCACGAATTCATGGGTGCCGGCTTCCGGTTCCATGATGCACAGGTCGGTAATAATGCCGACAGGACCGGCGCCTGGCAGGCCGAGACGTTTGCGCGAATCACCGCCCTCGCCATGACCAACCGAGGTAATGAAGTCGAGCTTGTCGACGAACGAACGCGCCGACTGCTTGAGGATGATCAGCACGCTCTTGGCGGAACCGGCGATCTCCGGCGCGCCACCTGCACCCGGCAGGCGAACTTTCGGCTGATGGTAGTCGCCGACTACCGTGGTGTTGATGTTGCCGAAGCGATCGACTTGCGCGGCGCCGAGGAAGCCGACGTCAATGCGCCCGCCCTGCAGCCAGTAGCGAAAAATCTCGCCGGTCGGGACGACGGTGTCGGCGGTTTCCGCCAGCTCGCCGTCACCGATCGACAATGGCAGTACGCTTGGCTTGGCACCGATCGGACCCGATTCGTAGATCAGGACTACATCGGGCGAGGACGTCAGTCGCGCCAGGTTGGCGGCTTTCGACGGCAGGCCGATACCAACGAAGCACACCGAACCGTTTTTCAGGCGGCGGGCGGCGGCGACGGTCATCATTTCATTGGTGGTGTAAGTCATTACTTGGCCTCCGAAGCAGCGGCCAGCTTGGCCTGGAACTCGCTGAAGTCAGCGCAGCCGTGGATGTACTCGTTGATCCACGCGGTGAAGGTTTCACGGTCGCGGGCAATCGGGTCCCAGGCCTGGTAGAAGCGGTTGTCACGCTCGGTGTAACCGTGGGCGTAGGACGGATGCGCGCCGCCCGGTACGTGGCAGACCGCGCTCAGAGCCCAGGTCGGCAGCACGCAAGCGTTCATCGGTGCATTGAGGTCATCGACGATTTCTTCGACGGTGACGATGCAACGCTTGGCCGCCAGCGCCGCTTCTTTCTGCACCCCGAGAATGCCCCAGAGCAGCACGTTGCCTTGGCGGTCGGCTTTCTGCGCGTGAATCACGGTGACGTCCGGGCGCACCGACGGCACCGCCGCCAGCACTTCGCCGGTGAACGGGCACGTGACGGTCTTGATCAGCGGGTTGACCTTCGGCAGGTCGGAACCGGCGTAGGCTCGCAGCACCGCGAACGGTAAGCCCGAAGCGCCCGCGACGTAGGCATTGGCCAGGTCGGCGTGGCTGTGCTCTTCGATTTCCAGCGCATGCGGCCACTGCCGCTCGACTGCGTCGCGCAGACGGTGCAGCGAACCGACGCCAGGGTTGCCGCCCCAGGAGAAAATCAGTTTGCGAGCACAACCGGCACCGATCAACTGGTCGTAGATCAGGTCAGGCGTCATCCGCACCAGGGTCAGATCTTTCTTGCCCTGGCGAATGATTTCGTGACCGGCCGCCGTAGGAATCAGGTGAGTGAAGCCTTCGAGCGCGACGGTATCGCCGTCGTTGACGAACTGCTTCACCGCGTCATGCAGCGAAAGGATTTCAGCCATGGGGCAGGCTCCCGTTTTGTTATGAACCGACAGTGTGGGAAAAAGGCGCCGATGCGCAGCGCCGGAATGACTGAAGATTAAGCCCCTGGAACAACCCAAACAATCCGATAATCGACTGAGTGTTCGTTTATCGAACAGATTGTTACCTCACTACCGATCCCAAAAAAGCATTTCAGATCGTTCCCACGCTCGGCGTGGGAACGATCACTCTCAAGCCGGATCAGGTCGCATCCGCATGGCTGACCATGCCCTTGATCACCACCGCCGTGGTCGCCAACGCGGCCGGAATCACCAGAGCCGTCAACACCTGCTCGAAGTTCCAGCCCAGGCCCAGCAACGTCGCGCCCATCCACGCCCCGAGGATCGCGCCGAAGCGGCCAATCCCAAGCATCCACGACACACCGGTCGCCCGCCCTTGCGTCGGGTAAAAACGCGCCGCCAGCGACGGCATTGCCGATTGCGCGCCGTTGACACACATCCCGGCCACCAGCACCAGGGTCGCCAGCACGGCGATGTTGCCCAGGCTCTGCCCTACCGCGTAGGCAAACACCCCGGCCAACAGGTAGAAAGTGCCGATGACCTTGTGCGGATTGAACCGGTCCATCGCCCAACCCACGCCCACTGCGCTCAACACCCCACCCAGCTGGAACAGTGCACCAATGAATGCGGCCTGCTCCATGCTCGCGCCGCTGTCACGCATCAGCGTCGGCAACCAACTGGTCAGCAGATAAACAATCACCAGCCCCATGAAGTACGTCAGCCACAGCAACAATGTGCCGGTGCTGTAAGTGCCGGAGAAGATCACCGCGAACACATTGCGTGCCTTCACGGTTTTCTGTTCCGGCACGCTGAAGCTCGAAGCCTGGGCCACCAGCGCTGGGTCGATCGGTGCCAGAGCCTTGCGCACTTTGTCGGTACCGCGATTGCGCACCACCAGATAGCGCGCCGATTCAGGCAACCACAACAGCAAAACGACGGTGAGTATCAGCGGCAGAATCCCGCCGATCATCAACAGGCTGTGCCAGCCGAAGGCCGGGATCAGTTTGGCCGAGATGAAACCGCCCCCGGCCATGCCGAGGTTGAAGCCGCAGAACATGCTGGTCACCAGCAGGGATTTCTTGCGTTCCGGGGTGTATTCGGACAGCAGCGTGGTCGCGTTCGGCATGCCGGCGCCCAGGCCCAGGCCGGTGAGGAAACGCAGCACCAGCAGTTGATCGACATTGGTGCTGTAAGCCGATGCCAGGCTGAACGCACCGAACAGCAACACCGCACCTACCAGTACGACTTTTCGCCCGAAGCGGTCAGCCAACGGCCCGGAACCCAAGGCGCCAAAGACCATGCCGATCAGTGCCGCACTCATCACCGGGCCGAGGCTGGCGCGATCGATGCCCCAGTCCTGGGACAATGCCGGCGCGATAAACCCCATGGCCGCGGTGTCGAGGCCATCGAGGAAGACAATCAGGAAACACAGGATCACCACCCGCCATTGGTAGCGCGAAATGGGTTGAGCGTTGATGAAGGACTGCACGTCGAGGCAGTTCCCTACAGCAGACTGAGGCTGGTTCATTATTTTTATTCCACGCAAAGAACGCAGTCGAACAAGTGCCAGCCGAGGCTGACGCTGTCACAAGAAAAGAAGGTCGGGATCAGGCGATCCGGTTTCGGCAGCTAAGCCGGTGGGAACAGCGACAGTGGGGAAACGTGCACATGACGATGCCTCTTCTCATTATTATTGGGTCGTCGTCCGGCAACCGGCCGAGGGCCAGCAGCGCCGGATGACGCTGCCGCGACATTAATGATCCGAGAGAAACAGCGTCAATTCGATAAACGCGACTCTGTGCGTTTATCGAACAGCTTAGGCGAACAGCTGCGCACTCAAGTCGCGGCTGGCACTCAACAAACCGGGCAGGAAACGTTGCTCCAGCTCGCTGCGGCTGACCCGGCCGGCATGGGTGCTGACGTTCAGCGCCGCCACTACCTGGCCAGAAGCGTCATACACCGGCACGGCAATCGAGCGCAGGCCTTGCTCCAGTTCCTGATCGACGATGCACCAGCCTTGTCGCCGTACTTCTTGAAGGCATTCGAGCAAGGCTTCGGGGGTATGCAGGGTGCGACTGGTCTTGGCTTGCAAGTCTGCATGGTCGAGGTATTCGCGCAGCGACGTGTCGTCCAGCGCGGCGAGCAGAATCCGGCCCATGGAGGTGCAATAGGCCGGCAAGCGCCCACCCACCGAGAGGTCGACGGAAATCAGCCGCTGGGTAGTCGCCGAGCGCGCAATGTACAAAATGTCATCGCCCTCCAGCGTGGCCATGTTGCAGGCCTCGTGCAGTTGCTCGCTCATGCGGTCCAGGTACGGCTGGGCAGACACCGCCAGTGGAGTCGACGACAGATAGGCATGGCCCAGGGTCAAGACTTTGGGCAGCAGCGAATAGGTGCGCCCGTCGGTGGTGGCGTAGCCGAGCTTGATCAGCGTATGCAGGCAACGTCGCACAGCGGCGCGGGGAATTTCCGTGCGGTGGCTGATCTGTGCAATGGTCAGGTGCCGCTTGCGCTCCTGGAACGCTTGCACCACCGCCAGGCCACGGGCCAGGGAAGTCATGAAATCCGGGTCACCGGTCAGGGCCTGGATTCGCTTGGCGGGCGAGGCGACGATCGGCGGCGCCACTGAAGCGAAGGAATTGCGCATTTGATCGTTCATATCAGGTTCCCCACACGGATCAGCGACTATTACAAGCGGCCCCGGTCTGACACACAAGCCAGCGGTTGCCAGGATTGGGCGATTATCGAACCACAGACCGATAATCGCAATCGTGCCGCGTGCATTCAGCCATCCTGCTTTCACTCACCCACAATACGGTTGTTATTTTCGGTCACTGGTTTAAAGGAGAACGATGTAATAATTTGTCCGGCTTAATGGCGCCAGAAAGTCACCACTGCAACTGGCATCAGTCCACCGTAGTTACCGGCAAGTTGCGAGCAACAAAACAATCACACATGAGGAACTACTTTTAACTGCCAAGAGATAGTGTTCTTCGAATCGACCGCTATAATGCATTTCAGAGGCGACCGGTTTTTTTGTACCGATTCCGCCCGCCGGCAGCGCGATATCCATCGCCGCTGTCCGCAGCAAGCGCTTGACGCTCATTTAATATGTTCCGCCAACGCGCTCGCTGAAACAGGAGACTGATGCTGCGTCAGCTGTTTTTCTCTGGTGCCGTGGCCGCCTGCAACATTGAAGTATTGATTGTGCCGTGGGAACGATGTCGTATCAGGCATTGTCCTTTCGACGAGCATGGTCAATAGATCGATGCAGCGCGTTTCACCAGAATTAATCTCAACTCAATTAGGTAGCACTGTGACGAAAGACGAACTGCGCGCGGAACTTGAGCGCCAGGAACAACGTTACAAGGAAGTTTACGGCGGGGAAATCACCACCTACGCCGCTCAGCCCGAACCCGAACGCAAACCCTGGCGTAAACGCGCCACCGTTCAGGATCAGGCCTTCACCCAGGAATTGCAGAAGATGGAAAAGGAACTCAAAGCCGAAGAGCCATGACCGCCTCGACTTGAATCCTTTCAAGAGCCTGCGTCTGCACCCGTTAAAAACGGGTTGTATCGATGGTGCTTTTCGCGCCCGCTACAAGCGGGCAGCGGCTTCCTCATCCATTCGATGAGGCAAACGGCTCTTGCCTGACCTTCTTCTCAGATATTTCACACAAGCGTTCAAGCCTCTCGTCCCAACGAGAGAAACCCTTGTGGCAGCTGCCTTTCCAAGCGAATTCAATGACTTGTAGGCCCCTGAAAAACCCTGGGATTCAGGGGATTGCCACCCACTAATTCATTGAAGAATGTAACCGATGAGCAGCAAGTGCATCGATTATCAGTCTTTTCTGGCATAATCGCGCCCCCTTACGAACGGGTCAGAAAACCTTCATGATCGATTTATTCAGCGGACTGGATGCTTGGGTGCTTGTGAGCCTCTTGCTCGCCCTGGCCTTTGTCCTCGCCTTCGAGTTCATCAACGGCTTTCATGACACCGCAAACGCGGTGGCCACTGTTATCTACACCAAAGCCATGCCGCCTCATCTGGCGGTGTTCTTTTCCGGTGTGTTCAACTTCCTCGGCGTGCTGCTGGGCGGTGTGGGGGTGGCGTATGCCATCGTCCATCTGC
The Pseudomonas sp. GR 6-02 genome window above contains:
- a CDS encoding CoA-transferase subunit beta, which gives rise to MTYTTNEMMTVAAARRLKNGSVCFVGIGLPSKAANLARLTSSPDVVLIYESGPIGAKPSVLPLSIGDGELAETADTVVPTGEIFRYWLQGGRIDVGFLGAAQVDRFGNINTTVVGDYHQPKVRLPGAGGAPEIAGSAKSVLIILKQSARSFVDKLDFITSVGHGEGGDSRKRLGLPGAGPVGIITDLCIMEPEAGTHEFVVTALHPGVTREQVIAATGWPIRFADAVENTAEPTEVELTALRDLEARTAAAHGQAPGEA
- the pcaR gene encoding pca regulon transcriptional regulator PcaR, coding for MNDQMRNSFASVAPPIVASPAKRIQALTGDPDFMTSLARGLAVVQAFQERKRHLTIAQISHRTEIPRAAVRRCLHTLIKLGYATTDGRTYSLLPKVLTLGHAYLSSTPLAVSAQPYLDRMSEQLHEACNMATLEGDDILYIARSATTQRLISVDLSVGGRLPAYCTSMGRILLAALDDTSLREYLDHADLQAKTSRTLHTPEALLECLQEVRRQGWCIVDQELEQGLRSIAVPVYDASGQVVAALNVSTHAGRVSRSELEQRFLPGLLSASRDLSAQLFA
- a CDS encoding MFS transporter, which translates into the protein MNQPQSAVGNCLDVQSFINAQPISRYQWRVVILCFLIVFLDGLDTAAMGFIAPALSQDWGIDRASLGPVMSAALIGMVFGALGSGPLADRFGRKVVLVGAVLLFGAFSLASAYSTNVDQLLVLRFLTGLGLGAGMPNATTLLSEYTPERKKSLLVTSMFCGFNLGMAGGGFISAKLIPAFGWHSLLMIGGILPLILTVVLLLWLPESARYLVVRNRGTDKVRKALAPIDPALVAQASSFSVPEQKTVKARNVFAVIFSGTYSTGTLLLWLTYFMGLVIVYLLTSWLPTLMRDSGASMEQAAFIGALFQLGGVLSAVGVGWAMDRFNPHKVIGTFYLLAGVFAYAVGQSLGNIAVLATLVLVAGMCVNGAQSAMPSLAARFYPTQGRATGVSWMLGIGRFGAILGAWMGATLLGLGWNFEQVLTALVIPAALATTAVVIKGMVSHADAT
- a CDS encoding CoA transferase subunit A — translated: MAEILSLHDAVKQFVNDGDTVALEGFTHLIPTAAGHEIIRQGKKDLTLVRMTPDLIYDQLIGAGCARKLIFSWGGNPGVGSLHRLRDAVERQWPHALEIEEHSHADLANAYVAGASGLPFAVLRAYAGSDLPKVNPLIKTVTCPFTGEVLAAVPSVRPDVTVIHAQKADRQGNVLLWGILGVQKEAALAAKRCIVTVEEIVDDLNAPMNACVLPTWALSAVCHVPGGAHPSYAHGYTERDNRFYQAWDPIARDRETFTAWINEYIHGCADFSEFQAKLAAASEAK